A portion of the Thunnus albacares chromosome 5, fThuAlb1.1, whole genome shotgun sequence genome contains these proteins:
- the mitfb gene encoding melanocyte inducing transcription factor b isoform X1, giving the protein MQSESGIVPDFEVGEEFQEEPKTYYELKSQPLKNSSPSDQHGSSKPPLSSSAMTSRILLRQQLMREQLQEQERREQQRQQASQYPQTTAAQTPAINVSVPVSLPPAAQVPMEVLKVQTHLENPTKYHIQRSQQQQVKRYLGKLGSQVLSLPCPNQSSDHGGMPPGPGNSAPNSPMALLTLNSNCEKEMDDVIDDIISLESSYSDDILGLMDPGLQMANTIPVPANLMDMYGNQGMSQQGLPISNSCPANLPNIKREYSVSHSPAIMHMLDKSGSCGKFDNYQRPEGFPVEAEVRAMAKERQKKDNHNLIERRRRFNINDRIKELGTLIPKSNDPDMRWNKGTILKASVDYIRKLQREQQRAKELESRQKKLEHANRHLMLRIQELEMQARAHGLAITSSALCSADLGSRNIKQEPSLEDCHQDLYTLHPHHQHHPACTPEPPGTLELNEGHSNFSEGHYSVHTKPGSKLNDILMEDTLSPVRGGDPLLSSVSPDASKDSSRKSSVSMDENEQGC; this is encoded by the exons CAGCCCGTCGGACCAGCATGGCTCCTCCAAGCCCCCGCTGAGCTCCTCGGCCATGACATCACGCATCCTGCTGCGGCAACAGCTGATGCGGGAGCAGCTTCAGGAGCAGGAGCGGCGGGAGCAGCAGAGACAACAGGCCTCCCAGTACCCACAAACCACAGCTGCACAGACCCCTGCCATCAATGTCAGCGTCCCAGTCAGTTTACCGCCTGCTGCACAGGTGCCAATGGAGGTGTTGAAG GTCCAGACTCACCTGGAGAACCCAACCAAGTACCACATCCAGCggtctcagcagcagcaggtgaaaCGCTACCTGGGAAAGCTTGGCTCTCAGGTGTTGAGCTTGCCCTGCCCCAACCAGTCCTCTGACCACGGGGGCATGCCGCCAGGGCCGGGCAACAGCGCCCCCAACAGCCCTATGGCCTTACTGACCCTGAACTCTAACTGCGAGAAAGAG ATGGATGATGTCATTGATGACATTATTAGTCTGGAGTCCAGTTACAGTGATGATATCCTTGGCCTGATGGACCCAGGTCTTCAAATGGCTAACACg ATCCCCGTCCCTGCTAACCTCATGGACATGTATGGTAATCAGGGTATGTCCCAGCAAGGTCTGCCCATCAGCAACTCCTGCCCTGCCAACCTGCCCAACATCAAAAGGGAATACTCAG TTTCACATTCCCCGGCCATCATGCATATGCTGGACAAGTCTGGATCCTGTGGCAAATTTGACAACTATCAAAGGCCTGAAGGGTTCCCTGTGG AAGCTGAGGTAAGAGCAATGGCaaaggaaagacagaagaaggaTAACCATAATCTGA tTGAGAGAAGACGACGGTTTAACATCAACGATCGAATCAAGGAATTGGGAACTTTAATTCCAAAGTCCAATGACCC GGACATGCGCTGGAACAAAGGCACCATCCTCAAAGCGTCAGTGGACTACATCAGAAAGCTGCAGCGGGAACAACAGAGGGCCAAGGAGCTGGAGAGTCGTCAGAAGAAGCTTGAACATGCCAATCGACATCTGATGTTGAGGATACAG GAATTAGAGATGCAGGCTCGGGCTCACGGGCTGGCGATCACATCTTCAGCGCTCTGCTCTGCTGATCTCGGGTCCCGAAACATCAAGCAGGAGCCCTCTCTGGAGGACTGTCACCAGGACCTGTACACACTCCACCCCCATCACCAACACCACCCCGCCTGCACCCCAGAACCACCTGGCACCCTGGAGCTAAACGAAGGCCACTCTAATTTCTCCGAGGGCCACTACAGCGTTCACACCAAGCCGGGCTCCAAACTCAACGACATCCTCATGGAAGACACCTTATCACCGGTGAGAGGAGGGGACCCTTTGCTCTCGTCTGTCTCCCCAGACGCCTCAAAGGACAGCAGTCGCAAGAGCAGTGTAAGCATGGATGAGAATGAGCAGGGCTGTTAG
- the mitfb gene encoding melanocyte inducing transcription factor b isoform X5: MEAVGVQVYRPCSFDCLSPSDQHGSSKPPLSSSAMTSRILLRQQLMREQLQEQERREQQRQQASQYPQTTAAQTPAINVSVPVSLPPAAQVPMEVLKVQTHLENPTKYHIQRSQQQQVKRYLGKLGSQVLSLPCPNQSSDHGGMPPGPGNSAPNSPMALLTLNSNCEKEMDDVIDDIISLESSYSDDILGLMDPGLQMANTIPVPANLMDMYGNQGMSQQGLPISNSCPANLPNIKREYSVSHSPAIMHMLDKSGSCGKFDNYQRPEGFPVEAEVRAMAKERQKKDNHNLIERRRRFNINDRIKELGTLIPKSNDPDMRWNKGTILKASVDYIRKLQREQQRAKELESRQKKLEHANRHLMLRIQELEMQARAHGLAITSSALCSADLGSRNIKQEPSLEDCHQDLYTLHPHHQHHPACTPEPPGTLELNEGHSNFSEGHYSVHTKPGSKLNDILMEDTLSPVRGGDPLLSSVSPDASKDSSRKSSVSMDENEQGC, from the exons atggaGGCCGTAGGAGTGCAAGTGTACAGACCCTGCTCATTTGACTGTCT CAGCCCGTCGGACCAGCATGGCTCCTCCAAGCCCCCGCTGAGCTCCTCGGCCATGACATCACGCATCCTGCTGCGGCAACAGCTGATGCGGGAGCAGCTTCAGGAGCAGGAGCGGCGGGAGCAGCAGAGACAACAGGCCTCCCAGTACCCACAAACCACAGCTGCACAGACCCCTGCCATCAATGTCAGCGTCCCAGTCAGTTTACCGCCTGCTGCACAGGTGCCAATGGAGGTGTTGAAG GTCCAGACTCACCTGGAGAACCCAACCAAGTACCACATCCAGCggtctcagcagcagcaggtgaaaCGCTACCTGGGAAAGCTTGGCTCTCAGGTGTTGAGCTTGCCCTGCCCCAACCAGTCCTCTGACCACGGGGGCATGCCGCCAGGGCCGGGCAACAGCGCCCCCAACAGCCCTATGGCCTTACTGACCCTGAACTCTAACTGCGAGAAAGAG ATGGATGATGTCATTGATGACATTATTAGTCTGGAGTCCAGTTACAGTGATGATATCCTTGGCCTGATGGACCCAGGTCTTCAAATGGCTAACACg ATCCCCGTCCCTGCTAACCTCATGGACATGTATGGTAATCAGGGTATGTCCCAGCAAGGTCTGCCCATCAGCAACTCCTGCCCTGCCAACCTGCCCAACATCAAAAGGGAATACTCAG TTTCACATTCCCCGGCCATCATGCATATGCTGGACAAGTCTGGATCCTGTGGCAAATTTGACAACTATCAAAGGCCTGAAGGGTTCCCTGTGG AAGCTGAGGTAAGAGCAATGGCaaaggaaagacagaagaaggaTAACCATAATCTGA tTGAGAGAAGACGACGGTTTAACATCAACGATCGAATCAAGGAATTGGGAACTTTAATTCCAAAGTCCAATGACCC GGACATGCGCTGGAACAAAGGCACCATCCTCAAAGCGTCAGTGGACTACATCAGAAAGCTGCAGCGGGAACAACAGAGGGCCAAGGAGCTGGAGAGTCGTCAGAAGAAGCTTGAACATGCCAATCGACATCTGATGTTGAGGATACAG GAATTAGAGATGCAGGCTCGGGCTCACGGGCTGGCGATCACATCTTCAGCGCTCTGCTCTGCTGATCTCGGGTCCCGAAACATCAAGCAGGAGCCCTCTCTGGAGGACTGTCACCAGGACCTGTACACACTCCACCCCCATCACCAACACCACCCCGCCTGCACCCCAGAACCACCTGGCACCCTGGAGCTAAACGAAGGCCACTCTAATTTCTCCGAGGGCCACTACAGCGTTCACACCAAGCCGGGCTCCAAACTCAACGACATCCTCATGGAAGACACCTTATCACCGGTGAGAGGAGGGGACCCTTTGCTCTCGTCTGTCTCCCCAGACGCCTCAAAGGACAGCAGTCGCAAGAGCAGTGTAAGCATGGATGAGAATGAGCAGGGCTGTTAG
- the mitfb gene encoding melanocyte inducing transcription factor b isoform X11, with the protein MEAVGVQVYRPCSFDCLSPSDQHGSSKPPLSSSAMTSRILLRQQLMREQLQEQERREQQRQQASQYPQTTAAQTPAINVSVPVSLPPAAQVPMEVLKVQTHLENPTKYHIQRSQQQQVKRYLGKLGSQVLSLPCPNQSSDHGGMPPGPGNSAPNSPMALLTLNSNCEKEMDDVIDDIISLESSYSDDILGLMDPGLQMANTIPVPANLMDMYGNQGMSQQGLPISNSCPANLPNIKREYSEAEVRAMAKERQKKDNHNLIERRRRFNINDRIKELGTLIPKSNDPDMRWNKGTILKASVDYIRKLQREQQRAKELESRQKKLEHANRHLMLRIQELEMQARAHGLAITSSALCSADLGSRNIKQEPSLEDCHQDLYTLHPHHQHHPACTPEPPGTLELNEGHSNFSEGHYSVHTKPGSKLNDILMEDTLSPVRGGDPLLSSVSPDASKDSSRKSSVSMDENEQGC; encoded by the exons atggaGGCCGTAGGAGTGCAAGTGTACAGACCCTGCTCATTTGACTGTCT CAGCCCGTCGGACCAGCATGGCTCCTCCAAGCCCCCGCTGAGCTCCTCGGCCATGACATCACGCATCCTGCTGCGGCAACAGCTGATGCGGGAGCAGCTTCAGGAGCAGGAGCGGCGGGAGCAGCAGAGACAACAGGCCTCCCAGTACCCACAAACCACAGCTGCACAGACCCCTGCCATCAATGTCAGCGTCCCAGTCAGTTTACCGCCTGCTGCACAGGTGCCAATGGAGGTGTTGAAG GTCCAGACTCACCTGGAGAACCCAACCAAGTACCACATCCAGCggtctcagcagcagcaggtgaaaCGCTACCTGGGAAAGCTTGGCTCTCAGGTGTTGAGCTTGCCCTGCCCCAACCAGTCCTCTGACCACGGGGGCATGCCGCCAGGGCCGGGCAACAGCGCCCCCAACAGCCCTATGGCCTTACTGACCCTGAACTCTAACTGCGAGAAAGAG ATGGATGATGTCATTGATGACATTATTAGTCTGGAGTCCAGTTACAGTGATGATATCCTTGGCCTGATGGACCCAGGTCTTCAAATGGCTAACACg ATCCCCGTCCCTGCTAACCTCATGGACATGTATGGTAATCAGGGTATGTCCCAGCAAGGTCTGCCCATCAGCAACTCCTGCCCTGCCAACCTGCCCAACATCAAAAGGGAATACTCAG AAGCTGAGGTAAGAGCAATGGCaaaggaaagacagaagaaggaTAACCATAATCTGA tTGAGAGAAGACGACGGTTTAACATCAACGATCGAATCAAGGAATTGGGAACTTTAATTCCAAAGTCCAATGACCC GGACATGCGCTGGAACAAAGGCACCATCCTCAAAGCGTCAGTGGACTACATCAGAAAGCTGCAGCGGGAACAACAGAGGGCCAAGGAGCTGGAGAGTCGTCAGAAGAAGCTTGAACATGCCAATCGACATCTGATGTTGAGGATACAG GAATTAGAGATGCAGGCTCGGGCTCACGGGCTGGCGATCACATCTTCAGCGCTCTGCTCTGCTGATCTCGGGTCCCGAAACATCAAGCAGGAGCCCTCTCTGGAGGACTGTCACCAGGACCTGTACACACTCCACCCCCATCACCAACACCACCCCGCCTGCACCCCAGAACCACCTGGCACCCTGGAGCTAAACGAAGGCCACTCTAATTTCTCCGAGGGCCACTACAGCGTTCACACCAAGCCGGGCTCCAAACTCAACGACATCCTCATGGAAGACACCTTATCACCGGTGAGAGGAGGGGACCCTTTGCTCTCGTCTGTCTCCCCAGACGCCTCAAAGGACAGCAGTCGCAAGAGCAGTGTAAGCATGGATGAGAATGAGCAGGGCTGTTAG
- the mitfb gene encoding melanocyte inducing transcription factor b isoform X3, with protein MQSESGIVPDFEVGEEFQEEPKTYYELKSQPLKNSSPSDQHGSSKPPLSSSAMTSRILLRQQLMREQLQEQERREQQRQQASQYPQTTAAQTPAINVSVPVSLPPAAQVPMEVLKVQTHLENPTKYHIQRSQQQQVKRYLGKLGSQVLSLPCPNQSSDHGGMPPGPGNSAPNSPMALLTLNSNCEKEMDDVIDDIISLESSYSDDILGLMDPGLQMANTIPVPANLMDMYGNQGMSQQGLPISNSCPANLPNIKREYSVSHSPAIMHMLDKSGSCGKFDNYQRPEGFPVAEVRAMAKERQKKDNHNLIERRRRFNINDRIKELGTLIPKSNDPDMRWNKGTILKASVDYIRKLQREQQRAKELESRQKKLEHANRHLMLRIQELEMQARAHGLAITSSALCSADLGSRNIKQEPSLEDCHQDLYTLHPHHQHHPACTPEPPGTLELNEGHSNFSEGHYSVHTKPGSKLNDILMEDTLSPVRGGDPLLSSVSPDASKDSSRKSSVSMDENEQGC; from the exons CAGCCCGTCGGACCAGCATGGCTCCTCCAAGCCCCCGCTGAGCTCCTCGGCCATGACATCACGCATCCTGCTGCGGCAACAGCTGATGCGGGAGCAGCTTCAGGAGCAGGAGCGGCGGGAGCAGCAGAGACAACAGGCCTCCCAGTACCCACAAACCACAGCTGCACAGACCCCTGCCATCAATGTCAGCGTCCCAGTCAGTTTACCGCCTGCTGCACAGGTGCCAATGGAGGTGTTGAAG GTCCAGACTCACCTGGAGAACCCAACCAAGTACCACATCCAGCggtctcagcagcagcaggtgaaaCGCTACCTGGGAAAGCTTGGCTCTCAGGTGTTGAGCTTGCCCTGCCCCAACCAGTCCTCTGACCACGGGGGCATGCCGCCAGGGCCGGGCAACAGCGCCCCCAACAGCCCTATGGCCTTACTGACCCTGAACTCTAACTGCGAGAAAGAG ATGGATGATGTCATTGATGACATTATTAGTCTGGAGTCCAGTTACAGTGATGATATCCTTGGCCTGATGGACCCAGGTCTTCAAATGGCTAACACg ATCCCCGTCCCTGCTAACCTCATGGACATGTATGGTAATCAGGGTATGTCCCAGCAAGGTCTGCCCATCAGCAACTCCTGCCCTGCCAACCTGCCCAACATCAAAAGGGAATACTCAG TTTCACATTCCCCGGCCATCATGCATATGCTGGACAAGTCTGGATCCTGTGGCAAATTTGACAACTATCAAAGGCCTGAAGGGTTCCCTGTGG CTGAGGTAAGAGCAATGGCaaaggaaagacagaagaaggaTAACCATAATCTGA tTGAGAGAAGACGACGGTTTAACATCAACGATCGAATCAAGGAATTGGGAACTTTAATTCCAAAGTCCAATGACCC GGACATGCGCTGGAACAAAGGCACCATCCTCAAAGCGTCAGTGGACTACATCAGAAAGCTGCAGCGGGAACAACAGAGGGCCAAGGAGCTGGAGAGTCGTCAGAAGAAGCTTGAACATGCCAATCGACATCTGATGTTGAGGATACAG GAATTAGAGATGCAGGCTCGGGCTCACGGGCTGGCGATCACATCTTCAGCGCTCTGCTCTGCTGATCTCGGGTCCCGAAACATCAAGCAGGAGCCCTCTCTGGAGGACTGTCACCAGGACCTGTACACACTCCACCCCCATCACCAACACCACCCCGCCTGCACCCCAGAACCACCTGGCACCCTGGAGCTAAACGAAGGCCACTCTAATTTCTCCGAGGGCCACTACAGCGTTCACACCAAGCCGGGCTCCAAACTCAACGACATCCTCATGGAAGACACCTTATCACCGGTGAGAGGAGGGGACCCTTTGCTCTCGTCTGTCTCCCCAGACGCCTCAAAGGACAGCAGTCGCAAGAGCAGTGTAAGCATGGATGAGAATGAGCAGGGCTGTTAG